CGGCATCGCGCAGCTTGTTCACGATGTCCATCGGCGTGCCCTTGGGCGCCAGCAGGCCGTACCACACGGGCTGGTTCAGGACCGGGTAACCGACTTCGGCGAACGTCGGGACGTCCTTGATGTCCTCGATGCGCTTGGGCCAGGCGATGGCCATGGCCTTGATCGCGCCAGCCTTGATCTGCGGCATGGACGACGGCAGGTTGTCGAACAGGATTTCGATCTGTCCGCCGACGGCATCCGCCAGCGCGGGACCGGACCCCTTGTACGGCACGTGCACGATATCGGTGCCCGTGGCCATCCTGAACGACTCGCCCATCAGGTGCAGCACGCCGCAGGTGCCCGAGCTGCCGTAGGAATACTTGCCGGGGTTCTTTTTCAGGACTTCCAGGAATTCCTTGAAGTCCTTGACCGGCATCTTCTTGGGATTGACCGAGACCACGTTCGCGGTATTGGCAAAGTTGGTGACCGGCTGGAAATCCTTGATGGGATCGTAGGGCAGATCGTTGGGACGGCAGGCCGGGTTCACCGCCATCGTGGAGACGGTGGCGATGGACAGCGTGTAGCCGTCCGGCTTGGCCTTGGCCGCTTCAGCAGCGCCGATGGCGCCGCCCGCGCCGCCCTTGTTTTCGACGACCATGGGCTGGCCCAGTTCCTGGCTCATGCGCTGCGTCACCAGCCGCGCGATGATGTCGGTGGAACCGCCCGGCGCGAAGGGCACGATCACGCGGATGGGGTTGCTGGGATACTTGTCTGCGGCCTGCGCGGATGCGGCCAGCGTGGCGGCGCCCAACGCGATGGCGGCCGTCAACGTGCGGATTTTCATCATCGAAGTAGTTCCTCCTAGTTCTTCAACCCGCCCTTTGCGGGCTGATTTGACAGCGGATGCGCCCTTGCGTCGCCTTATGGGCAGATGCGCGATCCTGCACAATCGCGCAGAATAGCAGCATTTTTTTACACAGGGTACCGGGGCTAGCCCTCTTTCCATCGGCCGCCGGGCCAGTTTCCCTTTGTACGCCACATTCGCCATTCATGTCCGTCGCCCTGCTTGTTCTGCCCGATTTTTTCCTGGTCGCGTTGGGATGGATGCTTCGGCACAAGCTGCGCTTCGAACGCGAGTTTTTCGCCGGACTCGAGCGCCTGGTGTACTTCGTGCTGTTTCCCGCGCTGCTATTCCAGGCCATCCTGCGCACGCCATTGAGCGCCGGCAGCGCGGCGCTGCTGCTGCAGGCGGTGGCCTTGGTGCTGGCCGCCGGCTACGCCGCGGCGTGGCTGGCCAGGCCGGTGCTGCGTGCGGAACCGCTGGCGCACGCGTCCGTGGCGCAATGTGCGTATCGCTTCAACACGTACATCGGGCTTGCGCTCAGCGCCAGCCTGGACGGCGCGCGCGGCCAAACCGTCATGGCGGTGCTGGTGGGGCTGGCCGTGCCGGTCGCCAACGTCATGGCCGTGCACACGCTGGCCCGCCATAACGGCGGCAATCTGGTGCGCGAGCTGTTGCGCAATCCGCTGGTGCTGTCCACGATGGCGGGCCTGGCTTGCAACTTCGGCGGCGTGCAGCTGCCGGGGCCCGTCGATACCTTCCTGGCGCGCCTGGGCGCGGCCGCCATCGCGCTGGGGATTCTATGCGTGGGCGCCAATCTGTCGTGGCAGGGTGGCCGCCGGCAAGGGGCGCTGATCGCCTGGATGGTTGCGGTGAAGCTCGCCGTGCTGCCGCTGGTGGCGATCGGCGTGGCGCGGCTGCTAGGGCTGCCGCCATTGGACGCACGCATGCTGCTGGTTTTTGCGGCGCTGCCGACGGCCTCGGCCAGCTATGTCCTGGCGATGCGCATGGGGGGCGACGGCCGCCTCGTTGCGGTGGTGATTTCGCTTGGCACGTTGATTTCCGCCGCCAGCATTCCGCTGTGGCTGGCGGCGGCGGGATGAGTGCGGTCCCGCGTCAAGCGTTACGCTTGGCGTTGGTCATTTCCGCAGGCACGACCCATTGCCGGAACTGTTCTTCGGTCACATGGCCCAGCTGCAGCGCCGCTTCTTTCAGCGACAGGTTTTCCTTGTGGGCCTTCTTCGCGATCTGCGCCGCCTTGTCGTAGCCGATGTGCGGGTTCAGCGCGGTCACCAGCATCAGCGAACGGTCGACGAGTTCGGCGATACGCTCGCGGTTGGGCTCGATGCCCTTGGCGCAATGCGCGTTGAAGCTGTTCATGCCATCGGTGAGCAGGCGCACGGACTGCAGGAAATTGTGGATCAACAGCGGCTTGAACACATTGAGTTCGAAGTTGCCGCTGGCCCCGCCGATGT
The sequence above is a segment of the Bordetella genomosp. 9 genome. Coding sequences within it:
- a CDS encoding AEC family transporter, which translates into the protein MSVALLVLPDFFLVALGWMLRHKLRFEREFFAGLERLVYFVLFPALLFQAILRTPLSAGSAALLLQAVALVLAAGYAAAWLARPVLRAEPLAHASVAQCAYRFNTYIGLALSASLDGARGQTVMAVLVGLAVPVANVMAVHTLARHNGGNLVRELLRNPLVLSTMAGLACNFGGVQLPGPVDTFLARLGAAAIALGILCVGANLSWQGGRRQGALIAWMVAVKLAVLPLVAIGVARLLGLPPLDARMLLVFAALPTASASYVLAMRMGGDGRLVAVVISLGTLISAASIPLWLAAAG
- a CDS encoding tripartite tricarboxylate transporter substrate binding protein BugE → MMKIRTLTAAIALGAATLAASAQAADKYPSNPIRVIVPFAPGGSTDIIARLVTQRMSQELGQPMVVENKGGAGGAIGAAEAAKAKPDGYTLSIATVSTMAVNPACRPNDLPYDPIKDFQPVTNFANTANVVSVNPKKMPVKDFKEFLEVLKKNPGKYSYGSSGTCGVLHLMGESFRMATGTDIVHVPYKGSGPALADAVGGQIEILFDNLPSSMPQIKAGAIKAMAIAWPKRIEDIKDVPTFAEVGYPVLNQPVWYGLLAPKGTPMDIVNKLRDAAVVALKDPKVIKALAEQGSEPSGNTPEEFAKEIQQQYDWAKDVVKKQNIKME